One Euzebya sp. genomic window carries:
- a CDS encoding penicillin acylase family protein: MRRLLIAVTVGSLALALLGVAPAAGQPTAPRLRGDAASILPPGNSGFVSAAGQASGAAGGSYGPNLDDQSERYWGLDGYSGHGFADPADAVRVEEPADGVTIYWDSHAVPAIYADSGRDVWFGAGYAVAELRLFLMDAVRRMARGTFAELTGPSGVPADVQARVLGYTDAEYEAMFAALSDEARDAVEGYVDGANAWRERAIADPTLLPAEYALLTTVPEPFDVIDVLASGVFITRSVASEGGQEMGNVALLRELEATYGVEAGRGVFTDFVWDTDPAAAVTVPRAEGVFTGGAAGDPAAAFDAMADWAATLPLSLAEGPGTGDHPEPASLDVGAAVPTVADAGAVLTARAIAQLAAFRDSIRGGSIGVAIGPRLTAEGGAMLLSGPQLGYSYPSLLVELEVHGGGYDARGASVPALPVVGIGYTDSVAWALTTGFSKTIDSVIETVRGGGDAGPLEVLHDGEWVPADCREEVVGYREAAMGLPLTPALRSEAVEVCRTVHGPIVATEEGEGERLARAVQYHMWARELETVEGVLAWNRADDLEDFAAGVRQVTWNENAIYADADGHIAYWHPGLHLQRPEGSDPRLPLPGDGSMDLGAPLPFEALPQVVDPVQGFVANWNNSPAHGWPGGVGMGYASRPPGPVQRVVNAAELATSTDDHTLQTLADLEVEAGLRDVRAGAFLPLVLASLEGSDGRLAEVADLLEGWNRRHHDPAGAPSLYAGPGGTSVDGTDGPAPTVFDAIVDALLVELFADVPEDLVSRQRSVASHVYDASPVHNLALRVLDPTSSGLTPSMDYTGGRSAEEVVLDAVESALASLAEVHGSDDLDAYRRPTATSEVESLTGVVGPSSTQPYMDRGSYVHLVAFDPPAELAVERAWGSERIGTSVDASRLAHLDGAATVVVASAQDFPDALAAAPLAAVDGAPILLVGTTLPEVVAEEVVRLGATRAVVVGGPAAVPHAVVAGLEALDVTVERVAGPDRVATAAAVARRVGAGEGVGAYVVSGEAFADALAVGGVAARTGTPILLTGSGELSPATAAVIDELGITSTVVVGGEAAVGSSVAAALPAAERVAGTDRYATAAEVLAHARARGVGFGTVVLATGADFPDGLTAGAGAAAVDGVVVLVDGLAVGNPGPAFDVARSQRASVERLVVLGGRAVVADGVPDRLR, encoded by the coding sequence GTGCGTCGACTCCTGATCGCGGTCACGGTCGGATCCCTCGCCCTGGCCCTGCTCGGCGTGGCCCCGGCGGCCGGGCAGCCCACCGCGCCGCGGTTGCGGGGCGACGCCGCATCGATCCTGCCCCCTGGGAACTCCGGCTTCGTCAGCGCGGCCGGCCAGGCGTCCGGCGCGGCTGGCGGGAGCTACGGCCCGAACCTCGACGACCAGTCCGAGCGGTACTGGGGGCTGGACGGGTACTCCGGGCACGGCTTCGCCGACCCCGCCGACGCCGTCCGCGTCGAGGAGCCCGCCGACGGCGTGACGATCTACTGGGACTCCCACGCGGTCCCCGCGATCTACGCCGACTCCGGCCGGGACGTGTGGTTCGGGGCCGGCTACGCCGTCGCCGAGCTGCGCCTGTTCCTGATGGACGCCGTCCGGCGCATGGCGCGGGGGACCTTCGCCGAGCTGACCGGTCCCTCGGGCGTCCCCGCGGACGTCCAGGCGCGGGTGCTCGGCTACACCGACGCCGAGTACGAGGCGATGTTCGCCGCCCTGTCCGACGAGGCGCGCGACGCCGTCGAGGGCTACGTCGACGGCGCCAACGCCTGGCGCGAGCGGGCGATCGCCGACCCGACCCTGCTCCCCGCCGAGTACGCCCTGCTGACCACCGTGCCCGAGCCCTTCGACGTCATCGACGTGCTGGCGAGCGGGGTGTTCATCACCCGGTCCGTCGCCTCCGAGGGCGGCCAGGAGATGGGCAACGTCGCCCTGCTGCGCGAGCTCGAGGCGACCTACGGCGTCGAGGCGGGTCGCGGGGTCTTCACCGACTTCGTGTGGGACACCGACCCCGCCGCGGCCGTGACCGTCCCGCGCGCCGAGGGGGTGTTCACCGGCGGGGCAGCCGGCGATCCCGCGGCGGCGTTCGACGCGATGGCGGACTGGGCCGCGACGCTGCCGCTGTCCCTCGCCGAGGGTCCCGGGACCGGCGATCACCCCGAGCCGGCGTCGCTCGACGTCGGTGCGGCCGTGCCGACCGTCGCCGATGCCGGCGCGGTCCTGACCGCCCGGGCCATCGCCCAGCTCGCCGCGTTCCGGGACTCGATCCGCGGCGGGTCGATCGGTGTCGCGATCGGGCCGCGCCTGACCGCCGAGGGCGGCGCGATGCTGCTGAGCGGCCCGCAGCTGGGGTACTCATACCCCTCCCTGCTGGTCGAGCTCGAGGTCCACGGCGGCGGCTACGACGCCCGCGGCGCCAGCGTCCCCGCCCTCCCGGTCGTGGGGATCGGCTACACCGACTCGGTCGCCTGGGCGCTGACGACGGGCTTCTCGAAGACCATCGACAGCGTCATCGAGACCGTCCGGGGCGGGGGCGACGCCGGGCCCCTCGAGGTTCTCCACGACGGCGAGTGGGTGCCCGCGGACTGCCGCGAGGAGGTCGTGGGCTACCGCGAGGCGGCGATGGGCCTGCCCCTCACACCCGCCCTGCGCAGCGAGGCCGTCGAGGTCTGCCGGACCGTCCACGGCCCCATCGTCGCGACCGAGGAGGGGGAGGGGGAGCGCCTCGCCCGCGCCGTCCAGTACCACATGTGGGCGAGGGAGCTCGAGACGGTCGAGGGCGTGCTGGCCTGGAACCGCGCAGACGACCTCGAGGACTTCGCCGCCGGCGTCCGCCAGGTCACGTGGAACGAGAACGCCATCTACGCCGACGCCGACGGCCACATCGCCTACTGGCACCCGGGCCTGCACCTGCAGCGCCCGGAGGGGAGCGATCCGCGCCTGCCCCTCCCCGGCGACGGGTCGATGGACCTCGGCGCGCCCCTGCCGTTCGAGGCCCTGCCGCAGGTCGTCGACCCGGTCCAGGGCTTCGTCGCGAACTGGAACAACTCCCCGGCGCACGGCTGGCCCGGCGGGGTCGGGATGGGCTACGCCTCGCGTCCGCCCGGGCCGGTCCAGCGCGTCGTCAACGCCGCCGAGCTGGCCACGTCGACCGACGACCACACGCTGCAGACCCTGGCCGACCTGGAGGTCGAGGCGGGGCTGCGCGACGTCCGGGCGGGCGCGTTCCTGCCGTTGGTGCTCGCCTCCCTCGAGGGATCTGACGGGCGGCTCGCCGAGGTGGCCGACCTGCTCGAGGGGTGGAACCGCCGCCACCACGACCCCGCGGGCGCGCCGTCGCTGTACGCCGGTCCGGGCGGCACCTCCGTCGACGGCACGGACGGGCCTGCGCCGACGGTCTTCGACGCCATCGTCGACGCGCTGCTCGTCGAGCTGTTCGCCGACGTGCCCGAGGACCTGGTCAGCCGCCAGCGCAGCGTCGCCAGCCACGTCTACGACGCGAGCCCGGTGCACAACCTGGCGCTGCGGGTCCTCGACCCCACGTCGTCGGGGCTGACCCCCTCGATGGACTACACCGGCGGCCGGTCGGCTGAGGAGGTGGTCCTCGACGCGGTGGAGTCGGCCCTCGCATCCCTGGCCGAGGTCCACGGATCGGACGACCTGGACGCCTACCGGCGCCCGACCGCGACGTCGGAGGTCGAGTCGCTGACCGGCGTCGTCGGTCCCTCCTCGACCCAGCCGTACATGGACCGCGGTTCCTACGTGCACCTCGTCGCGTTCGACCCGCCTGCAGAGCTCGCCGTCGAGCGGGCCTGGGGGAGCGAGCGGATCGGGACGTCGGTGGACGCCTCCCGGCTGGCCCACCTGGACGGTGCGGCGACCGTCGTCGTGGCCTCGGCGCAGGACTTCCCCGACGCGTTGGCGGCCGCGCCGCTCGCGGCGGTGGATGGTGCGCCGATCCTGCTGGTCGGGACGACCCTGCCGGAGGTCGTGGCCGAGGAGGTCGTCCGGTTGGGGGCGACGCGGGCGGTCGTGGTGGGCGGTCCGGCCGCGGTGCCCCACGCGGTGGTGGCCGGCCTGGAGGCGCTCGACGTCACCGTCGAGCGGGTGGCCGGACCGGACCGCGTGGCGACGGCCGCGGCGGTGGCCCGACGGGTCGGGGCGGGGGAGGGGGTGGGCGCCTACGTCGTGTCGGGTGAGGCGTTCGCTGACGCGCTCGCCGTCGGTGGGGTCGCGGCGCGGACCGGGACGCCGATCCTGCTGACCGGGTCCGGGGAGCTGTCGCCGGCCACTGCCGCGGTGATCGACGAGCTCGGGATCACCTCCACGGTGGTCGTGGGCGGGGAGGCGGCCGTCGGGTCGTCGGTGGCTGCGGCCCTGCCCGCTGCCGAGCGGGTCGCTGGCACAGACCGGTACGCGACGGCGGCCGAGGTGCTGGCGCACGCGCGGGCGAGGGGGGTGGGCTTCGGGACGGTGGTGCTGGCGACCGGCGCGGACTTCCCCGACGGGCTGACCGCCGGGGCGGGGGCCGCGGCGGTCGACGGGGTCGTCGTGCTGGTCGACGGGTTGGCGGTGGGCAACCCCGGCCCGGCCTTCGACGTGGCACGCAGCCAGCGCGCCTCGGTCGAGCGCCTCGTCGTGCTGGGCGGCAGGGCGGTGGTGGCTGACGGGGTGCCCGACCGGCTCCGCTGA
- a CDS encoding FhaA domain-containing protein, translated as MSILRDFEKRLEGAVEGFFARAFRSGLQPVELAKAIQRYEADYQHVGVDAVYVPNVYRFTLSQSDIERFSGFTRSLQRELADVARRTADEKGWRTQGPIRIEFERSDDIRVGTFELRGKSEAPGTGAPSSSRQGPPPMPASPPTAQPAPRPPAAEPAVSTAAPAGPAARPVLRAVDGADAGKVFPVEHSQVVLGRLPECDITLTGAGVSRRHAKLQQEGDRWTITDLGSTNGVRVNAQPVQVSEVKPGDRLEVGDVTFTFLLSGQ; from the coding sequence ATGAGCATCCTGAGGGACTTCGAGAAGCGCCTCGAAGGCGCGGTGGAGGGCTTCTTCGCGCGCGCCTTCCGCTCCGGACTGCAACCCGTCGAGCTGGCCAAGGCCATCCAGCGCTACGAGGCCGACTACCAGCACGTCGGCGTCGACGCGGTGTACGTCCCGAACGTCTACCGCTTCACCCTCTCCCAGTCCGACATCGAACGGTTCAGCGGGTTCACCCGGTCCCTCCAGCGCGAGCTGGCGGACGTGGCGCGCCGCACCGCGGACGAGAAGGGGTGGCGCACCCAGGGACCCATCCGGATCGAGTTCGAGCGCTCCGACGACATCCGCGTCGGCACCTTCGAGCTGCGCGGCAAGAGCGAGGCGCCGGGGACGGGCGCACCGTCGTCGAGTCGACAGGGCCCGCCGCCGATGCCCGCGTCACCCCCGACCGCCCAGCCCGCCCCGCGGCCCCCGGCTGCCGAGCCTGCCGTGTCCACCGCCGCGCCCGCGGGTCCGGCGGCCCGCCCGGTGCTGCGCGCGGTGGACGGGGCGGATGCCGGCAAGGTGTTCCCCGTGGAACACTCCCAGGTCGTCCTCGGGCGGCTGCCCGAGTGCGACATCACGTTGACCGGTGCCGGCGTGTCCCGGCGCCACGCGAAGCTGCAGCAGGAGGGTGACCGGTGGACGATCACCGACTTGGGGTCCACCAACGGGGTCCGGGTCAACGCACAGCCCGTGCAGGTCAGCGAGGTGAAGCCCGGCGACCGGCTGGAGGTCGGCGACGTGACCTTCACCTTCCTGCTCAGTGGGCAGTGA
- a CDS encoding FHA domain-containing protein, producing MGSDVPPIVFTVLQALFLVLLYAFVARAVRWVIRDVAAPTSPAPAPAPARSRPAKQRRATPRELVIHAPDGAPRVLPLEEGRQVTFGRHETATVVLSDPYASDFHARIETDGDGWTLIDEGSTNGTYLNAVRLTAPTPLRAGDQISFGRTSVEVRR from the coding sequence GTGGGCAGTGACGTGCCGCCGATCGTCTTCACCGTCCTCCAGGCGCTGTTCCTGGTCCTGCTGTACGCCTTCGTGGCGCGGGCGGTGCGGTGGGTCATCCGGGACGTCGCCGCGCCGACCAGCCCGGCGCCCGCTCCGGCACCGGCCCGGAGCCGCCCGGCCAAGCAACGTCGCGCCACGCCGCGCGAGCTGGTCATCCACGCCCCCGACGGCGCGCCGCGCGTGCTGCCCCTCGAGGAGGGTCGCCAGGTGACCTTCGGCCGCCACGAGACGGCGACGGTCGTGCTGAGCGACCCGTACGCCAGCGACTTCCACGCCCGCATCGAGACCGACGGCGATGGCTGGACGCTGATCGACGAGGGCTCGACCAACGGCACCTACCTGAACGCCGTCCGCCTGACGGCTCCGACACCGCTCCGCGCGGGCGACCAGATCTCGTTCGGCCGCACGAGCGTCGAGGTCAGACGA
- a CDS encoding DUF1697 domain-containing protein — protein MPRLTAFLRAINVGGRRVTNDDLRRVATDAGFADPATFLASGNLVVDAGDRSPDQATRALETALEEGLGFASEVFIRTAEEIEAIVGADVFEPPAVEAAVAAPQVILLREPLDGPGAEAVTALSTAADRLAVLDREILWLPRDGVGRAALDWRSLDPLIGVTTVRSRNTLARIHAKYLSG, from the coding sequence ATGCCCCGCCTGACCGCGTTCCTGCGCGCCATCAACGTCGGTGGCCGGCGGGTCACGAACGACGACCTCCGCCGCGTGGCCACCGATGCCGGGTTCGCCGATCCCGCGACCTTCCTGGCCAGCGGGAACCTCGTGGTGGACGCGGGTGACCGGTCCCCCGACCAGGCGACGAGGGCTCTCGAGACGGCCCTCGAGGAGGGGCTCGGGTTCGCCTCGGAGGTCTTCATCAGGACCGCCGAGGAGATCGAGGCCATCGTCGGCGCCGACGTGTTCGAGCCCCCCGCCGTGGAGGCGGCGGTGGCGGCCCCGCAGGTCATCCTGCTCCGCGAGCCCCTCGACGGACCCGGGGCCGAGGCGGTCACCGCCCTGTCCACGGCCGCCGACCGACTGGCCGTCCTCGACCGCGAGATCCTGTGGCTGCCCCGCGACGGCGTGGGCCGCGCCGCGCTGGACTGGCGGAGCCTCGACCCCCTGATCGGGGTCACCACGGTCCGCTCGCGCAACACCCTGGCCCGCATCCACGCGAAGTACCTGTCCGGCTGA